The genomic DNA atatatatatgcacctgtatatgtatatatatatatatatatatatatgcacctgtatatgtatatatatatatatatatatgcacctgtatatgtatatatatatatatatatatatatatgcacctgtatatgtatatatatatatatatatatatatatatatatatgcacctgtatatgtatatatatatatgcacctgtatatgtatatatatatatatatatatatatatatatatatatacctgtatatgtatatatatatatatttatatacctgtatatgtatatatatatacctgtatatgtatatatatatatacctgtatatgtatatatatatatacctgtatatgtatatatatatatatatatacctgtatatgtatatatatatatatatatatatatatatatatatatacctgtatatgtatatatatatatacctgtatatgtatatatatatatatacctgtatatgtatatatatatatatatatatatatatatatatacctgtatatgtatatatatatatatatatatatatatatatatatgcacctgtatatgtatacatacatataaatagatatacatgtatatgtataaatacgtatacatatgtgtatacatgaatacgcatacatatgtgtatacatgaatacgtatacatatgtgtatacatgaatacgtatacatatgtgtatacatgaatacgtatacatgtgtgtatacatacgggTGGGCATggacactagggtgtttcaataaatccgactttttcagaatcattcagcaagttgctaaacaggcgcctactatgcttaaatgacgacatgcaaaatattagacaaataaaaaaatatctactattcgcaatgttttattaaagtataataccatttccggcgctgggatgaggtgcggtgacccgcatgacccacggaagggcagttcggttcatccgacattatggcagaatcaaacatagggtaacttaggtcattgcgaatgattcctggggacttccgtaaagattcccagtcactatgcatttccatataaacttgtgctaccttaataatgcacattactcgctcgcctatattgtggtgacgatctcgtcagtggcaatatggcacttcgacgtggtggtttgcgcagtgccgatacacgtatactgaaagagtttgataccattgatgttttgccacctagaccactgacgaagagtgacattcttgctcgatactgtgccttaaaaggacatggtaaccagacactaaaaggatgatcaaaagatagcttgccatgcaataatttgactattacggaatctcagattttatccaagttgctggCGGAAATTGCTGCgttgtatagcaaattcggcattaagacaatatcaccttggtatatgaaagaaaaaataaagaaaataaagaaagagtactacgactccatcagaaatgtaacactgaagacaaaattctcgaaaactgtgattgtgtcattcaaggcaaagaaacaaccccgagaaatcctcaaggaagatatagattggtatgatgcaaaagtacaaggaagcaatggatcactcggaagtgttgattatcaggcgcaaagacgggaatttaacagactgaaatggaagcagaccaatgcagaagtcccatttatatgcaacagtgaagatattgcagaaatgtcttttgccagttggtgtcaggtggctgggatttttcagttccctcctacacatctgcctgaccattgacaccatattgaccaagctggaaggagtttgtgatggtgatttgcccaataaatcgaagattggaataaagaacaccataaagtgtctgaaagcactgaaaacaaaatccaagaacaatcagaagtatttttgattttgcaaaagtttatttcatgtgctggcgttctgctgtgaacagcaataaaATGACCCTtctcagaactgctattgaaacttcgaggaggtatgccaggattggctgtgaacttggctgtcCTAGCAGCtagttctcgtccatcaacagacatctgtataatgcagatggtacacttcttcccttgggtgttgatcatgattacgtcgatggagttgcaaagatcttgaaaagaggaattcgtgaaaaagggccatacacaccagccctattcaaaaataaggagaagcacaatttcactgcagaaaaactgtgtaatctgagtgtgaaagatttaatttcccaacatctgaccacagatatgatgtttgcatacttggcctatgatatgcatgaaatcgatatgtggaaacccaaaagttcattaatacctgcccataatcaaaactgtgaaagactgactggagacatgaaaaaatgtgaagacaaacagaattgttgttgtaacagaaactagagaacggcgcagtcggagatatggcaatgtcaaatgaaaattatattgaatgcaatatataatgttccaaattaaatcattactagaatcctttccttttatagcctcttgataaatagaatatgttacttcaaatcatttaagcgaagtgagaagtccgagagccaaagcatgcccTCGGTAACCCAAGctcgattcggtgggagagaacacaaagtaaagagaagtcaagcctactaattgaaaaattagtcacggcaattacagaactttatataatattaatttataatagaaataattttgatgcaaaaatattgaataaaagtataatattgaggtattttaaaaataaaatagttataccgacaacagaaaacgaggcgttatttggcgttcgatgcgGTGTCAAAATCATAATttaatcaaaactttcaattgaaattagagaatgcgagatattctttgattttaataaaaaatacatttccaaactcagaaaattcataggcgcctatttcttaacttgcccccgggattcgaacaaattttagaaaatcgacaattattgaaacaccctaaacaCGGGTGGGCATGGACACGGGTGGGCATGGACACGGGTGGGCATGGACACGGGTGGGCATGGACACGGGTGGGCATGGACACGGGTGGGCATGGACACGGGTGGGCATGGACACGGGTGGGCATGGACACGGGTGGGCATGGACACGGGTGGGCATGGACACGGGTGGGCATGGACACGGGTGGGCATGGACACGGGTGGGCATGGACACGGGTGGGCATGGACACGGGTGGGCATGGACACGGGTGGGCATGGACACGGGTGGGCATGGACACGGGTGGGCATGGACACGGGTGGGCATGGACACGGGTGGGCATGGACACG from Penaeus chinensis breed Huanghai No. 1 chromosome 30, ASM1920278v2, whole genome shotgun sequence includes the following:
- the LOC125041294 gene encoding uncharacterized protein LOC125041294; translated protein: MDTGGHGHGWAWTRVGMDTGGHGHGWAWTRVGMDTGGHGHGWAWTRVGMDTGGHGHGWAWTRVGMDTGGHGHGWAWTRVGMDTGGHGHGWAWTRVGMDTGVRIKDINLQPDISSNSYSWFYRFILCKQIPISFLNTKIS